A stretch of the Vagococcus xieshaowenii genome encodes the following:
- a CDS encoding DUF1149 family protein has translation MELVRHKAFVEAFHYDAHNGEQGENEIKVDVTPLEVNEEADFDSEKNSILGVRVIYKIMFPDFVLTGAVRQLVEVHGRKITASEELSKEEVNELIKPLFRVVERLTEEVTEIALDIPGVKLNFQQED, from the coding sequence ATGGAATTAGTTAGACATAAGGCGTTTGTAGAAGCATTTCATTATGATGCACATAATGGTGAACAAGGTGAAAATGAAATTAAAGTAGATGTAACACCACTTGAAGTTAATGAGGAAGCAGATTTTGATTCTGAAAAAAATAGTATATTAGGGGTACGAGTGATTTATAAAATTATGTTCCCTGATTTTGTATTAACAGGCGCAGTTCGTCAATTGGTCGAAGTTCATGGCCGTAAAATTACAGCGTCAGAAGAATTATCAAAGGAAGAAGTTAACGAGTTAATCAAACCACTATTTAGAGTTGTGGAACGTTTAACGGAAGAAGTAACAGAAATTGCCCTTGATATTCCTGGTGTTAAATTAAACTTCCAACAAGAAGATTAG
- the yfcC gene encoding putative basic amino acid antiporter YfcC produces the protein MSGTNVKKKKDLTQIKTPHTYVIIFGVVVLAWLLTYLVPAGKFDTTEIEYKDANGEVATKTVLDQDSFRYQYNLDGNIVIEKLEELANDEATLDKIGVSQSDVEGIIADGAENISQETLDEYNLTDDTLYELYGKDIYDTSKKLHKTAKLWGTDDFGGFGFLNFVFEGLVSGDKYGSAVGIAALILVVGGAFGIIMRTGAIDAGIYAFISKTKGLEKLALPLLFFAFSFGGATFGMAEEVIPFSMVMVPFVIALGYNSIVAVTVTYVASQVGNATSWMSPFSVAVAQGIAGVPVLSGATFRIIMWVVVTALSAAYMMIYAEKIRKNPLTSETYESDQYFRDQIKKTSDEKKPFLLGHKLILIEMLIVLVWIIWGVTQKGYYIPEIASQFFVMGLIAGITAVIFKLDGMGINDIAKSFQNGAADLAGTAIVVGMAKGILLVLGGSDAAQYSALNTTLHSIGSALSGLPALVGAWFMYIFQSLFNLVVTSNSGQAALTMPIMAPLADLLNIPRQIAVLAYQLGAGFMDAFTPVSASLIGVLGVAHIDWAKWAKFQIKMQAFLFVLGCIFIAIAIMIGLQ, from the coding sequence ATGTCGGGAACAAACGTGAAGAAAAAGAAAGATTTGACACAGATAAAAACACCACATACCTATGTCATTATCTTTGGTGTTGTCGTATTAGCGTGGCTATTAACTTATTTAGTCCCTGCTGGTAAGTTTGACACAACAGAAATTGAATACAAGGACGCAAACGGTGAAGTTGCAACAAAAACCGTTTTAGATCAGGACTCATTCCGCTATCAATATAATTTAGATGGTAATATCGTGATTGAGAAATTAGAAGAGTTAGCTAACGATGAAGCCACTCTTGATAAAATTGGTGTTAGCCAAAGTGATGTAGAAGGTATTATTGCTGATGGTGCAGAAAACATCTCACAAGAAACTTTAGATGAGTACAACTTAACAGATGATACGCTATATGAGTTATATGGTAAGGACATTTATGATACATCTAAAAAATTACACAAAACAGCAAAATTGTGGGGAACAGATGATTTTGGTGGTTTTGGTTTCCTAAACTTTGTCTTTGAAGGGTTAGTTTCTGGAGACAAATACGGTTCTGCTGTCGGCATCGCTGCATTAATCTTAGTCGTTGGTGGTGCTTTTGGTATTATCATGCGTACCGGTGCAATTGATGCTGGTATCTATGCCTTTATTAGTAAAACTAAGGGGCTAGAAAAATTAGCTTTACCGTTGCTGTTCTTCGCCTTTTCTTTTGGTGGAGCAACATTTGGGATGGCTGAAGAAGTCATCCCGTTCTCAATGGTTATGGTACCCTTCGTTATTGCCTTAGGTTATAACTCTATCGTTGCGGTTACCGTAACTTATGTGGCCTCACAGGTCGGAAATGCGACATCATGGATGAGTCCATTTAGTGTGGCTGTTGCCCAAGGTATCGCTGGTGTTCCTGTACTTTCAGGTGCAACATTCCGTATTATTATGTGGGTAGTCGTCACTGCTTTATCCGCAGCTTATATGATGATTTACGCTGAAAAAATCCGTAAAAATCCATTAACTTCAGAAACATATGAATCAGATCAATATTTCCGTGATCAAATTAAGAAGACATCTGATGAGAAAAAACCATTCTTATTAGGACACAAATTAATTCTAATTGAAATGTTAATCGTCTTAGTTTGGATTATTTGGGGCGTAACGCAAAAAGGCTACTACATTCCAGAAATTGCCTCTCAATTTTTCGTAATGGGACTTATTGCTGGTATCACAGCCGTTATCTTCAAACTTGATGGTATGGGGATTAATGATATTGCTAAGAGCTTCCAAAACGGAGCTGCCGATTTAGCAGGAACAGCAATTGTAGTTGGTATGGCAAAAGGTATTCTTCTAGTTTTAGGTGGCTCTGACGCTGCACAATACTCTGCTTTGAATACAACGTTACATTCAATTGGTTCTGCACTTTCTGGCTTACCTGCTTTAGTTGGTGCTTGGTTCATGTACATTTTCCAAAGTTTATTCAACTTAGTGGTAACATCAAACTCTGGACAAGCCGCTTTAACAATGCCAATTATGGCACCGTTAGCTGATCTACTAAACATTCCAAGACAGATTGCTGTCTTAGCTTATCAATTAGGAGCAGGCTTCATGGATGCTTTCACACCTGTTTCAGCAAGTTTAATTGGTGTTCTAGGTGTTGCACATATTGACTGGGCAAAATGGGCGAAATTCCAAATTAAAATGCAAGCATTCTTATTCGTATTAGGTTGTATCTTTATTGCTATTGCGATTATGATTGGCTTACAATAA
- the iadA gene encoding beta-aspartyl-peptidase: protein MKLIKNAEVYSPDYLGKKDILLANDKIIAIEDQLSADSFPIEIDVIDVAGKIVTPGFVDCHFHLTGGGGEGGYQNRTPEVTLSKLTTAGVTTVVGCLGTDGVGRDMVALISKARGLEVEGISTYLYVGSYHLPVCTVTDSIIKDLLTIDKIIGIGEIAIADHRSSQPSFEEFTRAASEARVGGMLSGKAGIINVHLGDGKEPFKLIERTVDETEIPISQFLPTHINRTEAVFEAAIDYAKRGGYVDFTGSENPEFWEKSDGEVRFSKGLKRLLAEGIAIEQITMTSDGQGSLPYFDENNQFLGLGVGSAKSLLVGIKDAVLNEGIPLETAIKTITKNPATILKLSSKGSLEIGKDADICVLDPHTLDLTSVIAKGQLMVHEQEVNVWGTFEQSY, encoded by the coding sequence ATGAAATTAATAAAGAACGCGGAAGTTTATTCACCAGATTATCTTGGAAAAAAAGATATCCTGCTAGCAAATGATAAAATTATTGCTATTGAAGATCAACTTTCTGCGGATAGTTTTCCAATTGAGATTGACGTCATTGATGTGGCAGGTAAGATTGTTACACCTGGATTTGTCGATTGTCATTTCCATCTAACAGGTGGTGGTGGTGAAGGTGGTTACCAAAATCGCACACCCGAGGTCACCCTCTCAAAATTAACAACAGCTGGCGTAACGACTGTTGTTGGCTGTCTTGGAACTGACGGGGTTGGTCGTGATATGGTCGCGTTAATTAGTAAAGCACGTGGACTAGAGGTAGAAGGCATTTCAACTTATCTCTATGTTGGATCGTATCATCTACCGGTTTGTACAGTGACCGACTCAATTATCAAAGATTTACTAACGATTGATAAAATTATCGGCATCGGTGAAATTGCTATTGCCGATCACCGTTCTTCTCAACCTAGTTTTGAAGAATTCACACGTGCTGCCTCAGAAGCTCGTGTTGGTGGCATGCTATCTGGAAAAGCTGGTATTATCAATGTTCATCTAGGTGATGGTAAAGAACCTTTCAAACTTATCGAACGCACAGTTGATGAAACCGAAATTCCTATTAGCCAATTTTTACCAACTCATATTAATCGTACCGAAGCAGTATTTGAAGCAGCGATTGATTACGCTAAACGTGGAGGCTATGTTGATTTCACAGGTAGTGAAAATCCAGAATTCTGGGAAAAGAGCGATGGTGAAGTGCGTTTCAGCAAAGGGTTAAAACGCTTATTAGCTGAAGGAATTGCCATTGAACAAATTACAATGACATCCGATGGCCAAGGAAGCCTACCTTATTTTGATGAAAACAATCAGTTTTTAGGTTTAGGTGTTGGGAGTGCTAAGTCGTTATTAGTCGGAATTAAAGATGCCGTTTTAAATGAAGGAATTCCTTTAGAAACAGCTATTAAAACAATTACCAAAAACCCAGCTACTATTTTGAAGTTATCTAGTAAAGGTAGTTTAGAAATTGGTAAAGACGCCGACATTTGCGTCTTGGACCCACATACATTAGACCTTACTAGTGTGATTGCTAAAGGGCAACTAATGGTTCATGAACAAGAGGTAAACGTTTGGGGAACATTTGAACAATCATATTAA
- a CDS encoding amino acid ABC transporter substrate-binding protein: MKSFISVLLGIGLIVLGFNLTGCSNQTDTAKSFSDYEEKGSIVVGLDDSFVPMGFRNDSGELVGFDIELAKKVGETVGVNIEFQPIDWSMKETELKNGTIDAIWNGYTVTAERKEQVTFSQTYLKNDQVIVTMKKNKIQSPNDMDGKIVGLQEGSSGEDAFTNNPELLKDFVKDQEAISYPAYTEAFMDLEAGRIDGLLIDKIFADYYLSQKENKNDFAMIATEFPEEDYAIGFRIGETELADKINEAINQLITSGEAKAISEKWFGEDRLVK; encoded by the coding sequence ATGAAATCATTTATATCAGTATTATTAGGAATAGGACTTATTGTATTAGGGTTTAATTTAACAGGATGTAGTAATCAAACAGATACAGCAAAATCATTTAGTGACTACGAAGAAAAAGGAAGTATAGTGGTTGGTTTAGACGATAGTTTTGTTCCAATGGGTTTTCGTAATGATAGTGGAGAGTTAGTAGGATTTGATATAGAGTTAGCAAAAAAAGTTGGAGAAACAGTGGGTGTTAATATTGAGTTTCAACCAATTGACTGGTCAATGAAGGAAACAGAATTAAAAAACGGGACGATCGATGCTATTTGGAATGGTTACACAGTGACAGCTGAGCGTAAAGAACAAGTAACGTTTAGTCAAACTTATTTAAAAAATGATCAAGTAATTGTCACCATGAAAAAGAACAAAATTCAATCACCCAATGATATGGATGGCAAAATTGTGGGGTTACAAGAAGGTTCAAGTGGAGAAGATGCCTTTACAAACAATCCAGAATTATTAAAAGATTTTGTTAAAGATCAAGAAGCTATTTCGTATCCAGCTTATACAGAAGCATTTATGGATTTAGAAGCAGGACGTATTGATGGCTTATTGATTGATAAAATTTTTGCAGATTATTATTTATCACAAAAAGAAAATAAAAATGATTTTGCTATGATAGCAACTGAGTTTCCAGAAGAAGACTATGCTATTGGTTTTAGAATAGGTGAAACAGAGCTTGCAGATAAGATAAATGAAGCAATCAATCAATTAATTACTTCAGGTGAAGCGAAAGCTATTAGTGAAAAATGGTTTGGCGAAGACCGCTTAGTAAAGTGA
- a CDS encoding amino acid ABC transporter ATP-binding protein produces MLTIKNLTKKFQNKTIIDNLSLEIPTGQLICLVGPSGGGKTTLLRCVSGLETFQAGEILLDDHPIEMQLNKIGVVFQDYHLFPHMTVLENLLLAPKLKSSQSETELGQQAKQLLSLFDLSEQVNQYPYELSGGQKQRVAIARALMLTPEVICYDEPTSALDPQLRDSVGKMLLDLKAKGITQIVVTHDHEFAKTIADKIYEVNV; encoded by the coding sequence ATGTTAACGATTAAGAATTTAACGAAGAAGTTTCAAAATAAAACGATTATTGATAACTTGTCTTTAGAGATTCCAACAGGACAATTAATTTGTTTAGTAGGGCCATCTGGTGGAGGGAAAACAACGTTGTTACGTTGCGTAAGTGGCTTAGAAACATTTCAAGCCGGAGAAATTTTGTTAGATGATCACCCAATTGAAATGCAATTAAATAAAATTGGTGTTGTTTTTCAAGATTATCATTTATTTCCACATATGACAGTGCTAGAAAATTTGTTATTAGCACCTAAATTAAAGAGTTCTCAATCAGAAACAGAATTAGGGCAACAAGCTAAACAGCTTTTATCACTATTCGATTTATCAGAACAGGTTAATCAATACCCTTATGAACTATCGGGTGGTCAAAAACAACGTGTCGCAATTGCACGAGCCCTTATGTTGACACCAGAAGTGATTTGCTATGATGAACCAACGAGTGCACTTGATCCGCAATTACGTGATAGTGTAGGCAAAATGTTACTTGACTTAAAAGCAAAAGGTATCACTCAAATTGTGGTGACGCATGATCACGAGTTTGCTAAAACGATTGCAGATAAAATTTATGAAGTAAATGTATAA
- a CDS encoding amino acid ABC transporter permease, giving the protein MDIALKVLPSLLDATKMTLEVFFMTLLLSLPLGLVLGLLLKTKIKWLNYLLNSLIWIIRGTPLLLQMIFVFYGFPLLGFIIENRVAAVLLAFVINYAAYFAEIFRGGIQAIPKGQYEAAQVLGLTKLETLKKIIMPQVIKIVYPSIGNEIITLVKDTSLVYALGLSELMKAGRIAMQREVSIIPLIDVAIIYLILTGVMTLILKYCEKKINYYQ; this is encoded by the coding sequence ATGGATATTGCATTAAAGGTATTACCTTCATTATTAGACGCAACAAAAATGACACTTGAAGTATTTTTTATGACATTATTATTGTCATTACCATTAGGATTGGTTTTGGGCTTATTACTTAAAACAAAAATTAAATGGCTAAATTATTTATTAAATAGTTTAATATGGATTATTCGCGGTACGCCGTTACTATTACAAATGATTTTTGTTTTTTATGGTTTTCCATTACTAGGATTTATCATTGAAAACCGAGTGGCAGCCGTATTGCTGGCATTTGTAATTAATTATGCAGCTTACTTTGCTGAAATCTTCAGAGGAGGTATTCAAGCAATACCTAAAGGACAGTATGAAGCCGCGCAAGTGTTAGGTTTAACCAAGTTGGAAACGTTAAAAAAAATTATTATGCCGCAAGTTATCAAAATAGTCTATCCATCTATTGGAAATGAAATTATCACATTAGTAAAAGATACGTCACTGGTTTATGCTTTAGGTTTAAGTGAATTGATGAAAGCAGGGCGTATTGCGATGCAACGTGAAGTAAGTATTATTCCGCTGATAGATGTTGCGATTATTTATTTAATTTTAACCGGTGTGATGACTTTGATTTTAAAATATTGCGAGAAAAAAATAAACTATTATCAGTAA
- a CDS encoding DUF4811 domain-containing protein, which translates to MMLLISAISVVLFTYFSIKASDKRHIALPTIFGLLFIGSIVAMIANGSYHYGMAKETVVKEQKLVSSADMNGMNILMYQGLGDGSEKIYLTKTSDDQKEPKATGTNNVINKVIEDSKEAKWVQSTTYWVPKNNTMKALFNYGSNKKEFVSEKNEFYLTKDWQVLSTDQLEKFGKLIKEKQATMAEDIKSFIEEGIKQAMMKDPSMGKEAIEKLTEQLTAQFQQKVVAEVLAAIK; encoded by the coding sequence ATGATGTTATTAATTTCAGCAATTAGTGTGGTATTATTTACCTACTTTTCAATCAAGGCTTCAGATAAACGTCATATTGCCTTGCCAACAATTTTTGGGTTGTTATTCATTGGCTCAATTGTAGCAATGATTGCTAATGGTAGTTATCATTACGGTATGGCAAAAGAAACAGTGGTAAAAGAACAAAAGTTAGTTTCTAGTGCTGATATGAATGGTATGAATATTTTGATGTATCAAGGATTAGGTGATGGCAGTGAGAAAATTTATTTAACCAAAACATCCGATGATCAAAAAGAACCAAAAGCAACTGGAACAAATAATGTCATCAACAAAGTAATTGAAGATAGTAAAGAAGCTAAATGGGTCCAATCTACGACTTATTGGGTTCCAAAAAATAATACTATGAAAGCTTTATTCAATTATGGAAGCAATAAAAAAGAATTTGTCTCTGAGAAAAATGAATTTTACCTTACTAAAGATTGGCAAGTGTTAAGTACTGATCAATTAGAAAAATTTGGTAAGTTAATTAAAGAAAAACAAGCAACCATGGCAGAAGATATCAAATCATTTATTGAAGAAGGTATCAAACAAGCCATGATGAAAGACCCAAGTATGGGTAAAGAAGCCATTGAAAAGTTAACAGAACAGTTAACGGCACAATTCCAACAAAAAGTTGTTGCTGAAGTATTAGCTGCAATTAAGTAA
- a CDS encoding MDR family MFS transporter yields the protein MSKQETLDIHGKPYNRGLLVAVLLIGSFCTVLNQTLLATATPKLMDAFSIGANDVQWLTTGFLLINGMMIPITGWLINRFPSKNLYLAAMIIFLVGTFACFIAPNFSILLAGRLIQAMGVGISMPLQQNIMFSIFPPEKRGAAMGMSGIVIGLAPAIGPTLSGWIVDNYSWRVLFGMMLPISTIVVVLSFFLMKNVLEVSKSKIDFSSIILSCIAFGTMLYGFSSVGSRGWGDSLVLGCIAIGIIFLAIFSLRQLKMDEPFLELRVFKSKIFTVTTVLSGLVMMAMIGAEMVLPMYIQNIRGETAFNSGLMLLPGALVMGFMMPITGKIFDKQGAKRLTILGMFILALSTLPFAFLTAETPLTYIIVLYGIRMFAISMAMMPLTTEGLNALPHHQISHGTAVNSTFRQVASSIGTAVLISVLSNVTANNMPKESMVDKTPLAYKDQVIDALLSGYHSAFFIAVIFAVIGCLISFMLNAKPKTVVGGKA from the coding sequence ATGAGTAAACAAGAAACACTTGATATTCATGGCAAACCATATAATCGTGGTTTGTTGGTAGCAGTATTACTAATTGGCTCATTTTGTACGGTATTAAACCAAACATTATTAGCTACTGCTACACCGAAACTTATGGACGCATTTAGCATTGGGGCTAATGATGTTCAGTGGTTAACAACAGGCTTTTTATTAATCAATGGGATGATGATTCCTATTACAGGTTGGTTGATTAACCGATTCCCGTCGAAGAATTTATATTTAGCGGCAATGATTATTTTCTTAGTGGGAACTTTTGCCTGTTTTATAGCACCAAACTTTAGTATTTTATTAGCAGGTCGTTTAATTCAAGCGATGGGTGTAGGGATTTCAATGCCTCTACAACAAAACATTATGTTCTCAATCTTCCCTCCAGAAAAACGTGGGGCAGCAATGGGGATGTCAGGAATTGTTATTGGATTAGCACCAGCAATTGGCCCAACACTATCTGGTTGGATTGTTGATAACTATAGTTGGCGTGTATTATTTGGTATGATGTTACCAATTAGTACGATTGTCGTGGTTTTATCATTCTTTTTAATGAAAAATGTCTTGGAAGTTTCAAAATCAAAAATCGATTTTTCTTCAATTATTTTATCATGTATCGCATTTGGTACAATGTTATATGGTTTCTCATCAGTTGGTTCAAGAGGATGGGGAGACAGTTTAGTGTTAGGTTGTATTGCAATAGGAATTATTTTCTTAGCAATCTTTAGCTTACGCCAATTAAAAATGGATGAGCCATTCTTAGAACTACGTGTGTTCAAATCAAAAATATTTACAGTGACTACTGTGTTATCAGGTTTAGTTATGATGGCAATGATTGGGGCTGAAATGGTTTTACCAATGTATATTCAAAATATTCGTGGTGAAACAGCGTTTAATTCAGGTTTGATGTTATTACCAGGTGCATTAGTAATGGGATTCATGATGCCTATTACGGGTAAAATTTTTGATAAACAAGGAGCAAAACGCTTAACTATTTTAGGAATGTTTATTTTAGCACTTTCGACACTACCGTTTGCATTTTTAACAGCTGAAACACCGTTAACGTATATTATTGTGTTATATGGTATTCGTATGTTTGCAATTTCTATGGCTATGATGCCACTTACAACAGAAGGGCTAAACGCGTTACCACATCATCAAATTAGTCACGGAACGGCTGTAAACAGTACCTTCCGTCAAGTAGCAAGTTCAATTGGAACAGCTGTTTTAATTAGTGTATTATCAAACGTTACCGCTAATAATATGCCAAAAGAGAGTATGGTAGATAAAACACCTTTAGCGTATAAAGATCAAGTGATTGATGCGTTGCTATCTGGTTATCATTCAGCGTTCTTCATTGCGGTGATTTTTGCAGTGATCGGTTGTTTAATCTCCTTCATGTTAAATGCTAAACCTAAAACAGTTGTAGGAGGTAAAGCCTAA
- a CDS encoding MerR family transcriptional regulator — protein sequence MIGENVRHLLDNNHLVIGIGELSEMTGVTTRQLRYWESKGFIESQQNEHHTARNFSLVNIIKVELIKGFLDEGFTLKKSVEKAHLKMELIGNIKKIFNESFNSAEILEEKYTVISLGMFDPQQEMIYLIRDNDNGEKFYHIQRKEEAFNFSDVMASQTKKRANQ from the coding sequence ATGATTGGGGAAAATGTTAGACATTTATTGGATAATAATCACTTAGTAATTGGTATTGGAGAGCTATCTGAAATGACCGGTGTTACAACACGTCAGCTTCGCTATTGGGAAAGTAAAGGCTTTATAGAATCACAACAAAATGAGCATCATACAGCTCGTAATTTTAGTCTTGTTAACATTATCAAAGTCGAATTAATTAAAGGTTTCTTAGATGAAGGTTTTACACTAAAAAAATCCGTAGAAAAAGCACATCTAAAGATGGAACTTATAGGAAATATAAAAAAAATCTTCAATGAATCATTCAATTCAGCAGAAATATTGGAAGAAAAATACACAGTTATTTCGTTAGGCATGTTCGATCCTCAACAAGAAATGATCTACTTAATACGCGACAACGATAATGGGGAAAAATTTTATCACATTCAACGTAAAGAAGAAGCATTTAACTTCTCAGACGTCATGGCTTCACAAACTAAAAAGAGAGCAAACCAATAA
- the lpdA gene encoding dihydrolipoyl dehydrogenase — MVVGDFALELDTVVIGAGPGGYVAAIRASQMGQKVAIIEREYIGGVCLNVGCIPSKALISAGHKYQEALDSEIFGVTTEGVKLDFAKTQEWKNNGVVSKLTGGVKGLLKKNKVEVIEGEAFFVDEHTLRVINGEHAQTYSFNNAIVATGSRPIEIKGFKFGGRVIDSTGGLNLTEVPKKLVIVGGGVIGSELGGAYANLGADVTILEGSPQILPTFEKDMVKLVEKDFDKKGIKIVTKAMAKEAVDNGDSVTVTYEVDGKSETIDADYVMVTVGRRPNTDELGLEVAGVEMTERGLVKVDNQGRTNVKSIFAIGDITPGAALAHKASYEAKIAAEAIAGKPVAIDYIGMPAVAFTDPELATVGYTEKEAKEAGLDVKAIKFPLAGNGRALSLNQTEGFVRLVTTKEDNVLVGAQVAGVSASDIIAELGLAIEAGMNAEDIALTIHSHPSLSEAAMDAAEIALGLPIHA; from the coding sequence ATGGTAGTAGGAGATTTCGCTTTAGAATTAGATACAGTCGTAATTGGAGCAGGCCCTGGTGGATATGTAGCCGCAATTCGTGCTTCTCAAATGGGACAAAAAGTTGCAATTATCGAACGTGAATACATCGGAGGCGTTTGTTTAAACGTTGGATGTATCCCTTCAAAAGCATTAATTAGTGCTGGACACAAATACCAAGAAGCTTTAGATTCTGAAATCTTTGGTGTTACAACTGAAGGTGTTAAATTAGACTTTGCTAAAACTCAAGAGTGGAAAAACAACGGTGTTGTATCTAAACTTACAGGTGGTGTTAAAGGTCTATTAAAGAAAAATAAAGTTGAAGTAATCGAAGGTGAAGCATTCTTCGTTGATGAGCACACATTACGTGTTATCAATGGTGAACATGCTCAAACTTATTCTTTCAACAATGCTATCGTTGCAACTGGTAGCCGTCCAATTGAAATTAAAGGATTCAAATTCGGCGGACGCGTTATCGATTCAACAGGTGGTTTAAACTTAACTGAAGTACCTAAAAAACTTGTTATTGTTGGTGGAGGCGTTATCGGTTCTGAATTAGGTGGCGCTTATGCTAACCTAGGAGCTGACGTAACAATTCTTGAAGGTTCTCCACAAATTTTACCAACGTTTGAAAAAGACATGGTAAAACTTGTTGAAAAAGACTTTGACAAAAAAGGTATTAAAATCGTTACTAAAGCAATGGCTAAAGAAGCCGTTGACAATGGTGACTCAGTAACAGTTACTTATGAAGTAGATGGTAAATCTGAAACAATCGATGCTGACTACGTAATGGTAACAGTTGGTCGTCGTCCAAATACTGACGAATTAGGTTTAGAAGTTGCTGGTGTTGAAATGACTGAACGTGGTTTAGTTAAAGTTGACAACCAAGGACGTACTAACGTTAAATCAATCTTTGCTATTGGTGATATTACTCCGGGTGCTGCATTAGCTCATAAAGCTAGTTACGAAGCGAAAATTGCTGCTGAAGCAATCGCTGGAAAACCTGTAGCAATTGACTATATCGGTATGCCTGCTGTAGCCTTTACAGATCCAGAATTAGCAACAGTTGGTTACACTGAAAAAGAAGCTAAAGAAGCTGGCTTAGATGTTAAAGCTATTAAATTCCCTCTAGCAGGAAATGGTCGTGCTTTATCATTGAACCAAACAGAAGGTTTCGTACGTTTAGTAACAACTAAAGAAGATAATGTATTAGTTGGGGCACAAGTTGCCGGCGTAAGTGCTAGTGATATTATTGCTGAATTAGGTTTAGCAATTGAAGCTGGTATGAATGCTGAAGACATCGCATTAACTATTCATTCACATCCATCATTATCAGAAGCGGCTATGGACGCAGCTGAAATCGCATTAGGATTACCAATCCACGCGTAA